GGGCAGGGctgtgatggggggcagggggtgggggcagggctgtgggcacaggggttgggggaagggctgtgatgggggcagggctgtgatggggcagggggtggggacagggctgtgggcacaggtgttgggggcagggctgtgggcacagggcttggggcagggctgtgatgggggcaggaggtgggggcagggctgtgatggggggcagggctgtgatggggggcagggggtggggacagggctgtgggcacaggggttgggggcagagctgtgatggggggcagggctgtgctgacTCActgcccccctctctctctctgctccccacaggtGGTCTGCGTGGAGGGCCACATGACCAAAACCCTGGGCTACCTGGAGCTGGGCACTTCGGGGCTCCTCAAGACCCTCCCGTCCGGCGCCTTGAagcctccacccctgcccccggcccggctGTTCTCTGGGGAGCCCTCGAAGGCCAAGGCCGGCGCCCTGAGCCCCTGGGCCTGGCCTAGGAACCAGACGGGCGCCGAGCCCCCGGGCCAGCGGGTCCAGCGCAAGCCCTCGCTCAAGACGGGCCGGGCCCGGAAGATCTTCGGCTGGGGCGACTTCTACTTCAACATCAAGACGCTCAAGTTTAGCCTGCTGGTGACGGGCAAGATCGTGGACCACGTCAACGGCACCTTCAGCGTCTACTTCCGGCACAACTCCTCCAGCCTGGGCAACGTCTCCGTCAGCATCGTGCCCCCGGGCAAGGTGGTGGAGTTCGACGTGCTGGGGCCCCCGCCGGCCTCCGAGCTCCAGCAGGCCACCCTGCCCGAGGCCAAGGAGTCCAGGGCCTTCAACTGCCATGTGGAGTACGAGAAGACCAACCGGGCCCGGAAGAACAAGCCCTGCCTCTACGACCCGGCCAAGGTGTGCTTCACCGAGCACACCCAGAGCCACGCTGCCTGGCTGTGCGCCAAGCCCTTCAAAGTCATCTGCATCTTCGTCTCCTTCTGCAGCTTTGACTACAAGCTGGTGCAGAAGGTCTGCCCCGATTACAACTTCCAGCACGACCGCCCCTACTTCGgctgaaccccctcccgcacccacccCCCAAATAAAAACCCAGCTCGCACagcttccggggggcggggaaggaccCTGCCTCGCCCCGGTGGGGCCGGAGGATGGGCTTCTCCAAGCCGCGCGGAAGAGGGGGTGCCGTGGAAGCGGGCGCGGGGGAAGCTGTGGCGAGCCCCTTTGGGGACCTGGGGACCGGACGCTTTGCTCCATCAGCTACGGGCCTGCGGAACCGCCCGGGACCCGGCCAGGCTGGGCGGACGCAGCCGGATCCCCTCGAACCGTGGTGGCAGGATGGGCGGGGGGACAAGCGAGCAACGGAGCCGGTCGCCCCCATCCCTGCGGGGAAATGGGGGGACGAGGGCCAGGGGCTGCACAGGACCACCGAGTGACACATGTCCAGGGGTTCAAATcggcacgtgtgtgtgtgtgtgtgtgtgtgtgtgtgtgtgtgtaaatgtatcAGTGATATCAGGGGGGGTGCGTGTGCGGATTGATGGCTCAGGGCCCAGTGCAGCTGGGTACCTTTGCCAGCCATTGCCTGGGGCGAGCCAACCCGCCCTCCTGGCTCCTGCTCGGGGGCTGGGACTGTGGTGAGAGTTGCCCACTGCCGGCCCTGTGTCCCCCCTTCACCCGGCTGCGCCATCCCCCCCACGGGCAGCGATCTGTGTGGCCGGGCAGGCGCCGGCCCCGGGGATGATGGGACAATGCCCAGCGCTGCACCCCTCGGTCCAacctggctgcaggggggtgccCCTCTCCCGTCGCTCCCCTGGAGCCGTGCCCACCCTGCCCGCTTCGGCTGCAGAATGACACACACACGGGAGGGAGCCCGTTATTCGGGAGGGGACCAGGGCCTTCCCCCATTTCTTTCTCCCCCatgtgctccctgcctgccctgcccagcccagccccgcccagctGCACCCCCGGACCCTGCAGGCTGTGGGGTCGCCCCAGTGCTGCGGGAGGGAAACTGTGGAGGGGGTGATCTCCTGCCTGTTCCCAGGCTCTCCCCCTTACCCAGGGACCCCCTGAGATCCACCCCtgacccctgcagggctgggaagaAGCCGACCAAGGGCTGAAACCCCAGCGTGGCCGAGGGGGACGGCAGATCACGGCCGGATTCCCGAGCTCGGCTAAAGAGGTGCAACCCGCAGAGGGCGACAGAGAGTCCTGCAGAAAGAGTGTGAAATAAGACcacggggggaagggggtgttggGTGTGTCGCACATCTGTgcggttgtgtgtgtgtttgcatccTTTGTGGCTGTGCATGCACCTGTGCTTGTACGTGGGGGTGTCCGTGCGGGTGTGCACGGGGGGGTGCTTGGATGTGTATCCGCAGGGTGGTCACACGCTTGTGCGTGTCTCCGTGGGTCGCTCTGCAGCGGACTTGGTTTCGCAGCCCTGGCACTGAATGAGGGGGCCTAGCCCCGGCTCCCTGAGATGTGCCCCCGGATCTCAGCAGGAGCCTTCTCCCACCCCCGCACATCTGGCAGtgccatcctgcccagcccgcaGCCCCCAGCGACGGGTACGGCGCCCGCCAaggcagcagggcagggcagggaccctccggacagagcccccctccccagctgtcgATCGCTCGTCACAAAATGTGCATTGGAGTGAAGAAGTAGTTGCcacggggctgggggagggggaagggccggTGGGGCAGCACAAGCTGGGGTCACCCCCCCCGGGCTGAGCCATGCACTGGGTCGGGGCAGGGCCCTGTAGCCCCAGTCACTCCCCCCATGCTCCGGGCAGCACCTCTCCGGCTCAAtccccccctcatccccccccccaggctctgggctgagacttCTTCatatttttgtaacaaaataaaatggagggaaaaaatgtgattaaaaaaaatgaatgaaataaaATCTCTGGGTGTGGCACGTGATCgattcccagcccccaccccagtgcatGAGTGTGATTGgcagccccctgtccccccccttgAGCAGATTGACagctcctgccctccccttatGGAGTGTGAttggcagccccagccccgccagtGAACATGATTGACAGCTCCCCTATCGAATGTGAtttgcagcccccctgcctccatcGAAAGTGATTGACAGTTCCTGGCCCCCCTCATGGACTGTGATTGGCAGCCCCAGACCCTCCCATTGAGTATGATTGACAGCTCCCCTATTGAATGTGATTGGCAGCCCCAGGGCCCCCCTCATCAAAAGTGATCGGCAGCTCCTGGCCTCCTCTCGTGGCGTGTGATTGGCAGCCCGAGCCCCTTCCATTGAGTATGATTGACAGCTCCCCAATCAAATGTGATTGGCAGCCCCGGCACCCCCCCATTGGGCAGCTCTCAGTTGCACTAGAAGCGGGAGAGGGCTGGGCCGGTCTTTGGGAACGCAGGGGGTGGTTCTGGAGACATCAGGGGTGCTGTGGGAAGCATCGGGACCCCAAGGGCAGGGAAGGGtatttccttcctgaccccaatgCCCTGAAGCCTGAGGATGGATCAGCTGGAGTGACTGCCAACGGCGGCGCCTGGGCCCAGCTGCAAAGAGGCGCCCGTCCGTGCCAGCGCGGggagctccccccccacacacacatccagggCGCTGGGTTTGATGAATTGCCGCACAGGTTGCGGAGCTGGGAGAGGATGTTGGGAGCAGGCTGTGACAAGCGAGCCGGCTGCACCCTGCCAGCGCGCGGTGCCTGATGGATGGGCACGCTGGGCCCCGGGATCTCCCCGCCCCCGAAATCCCAATGATTGATTCTCCTTAGCTGAGCTGTCCTCTGCTCTGGAGCCTGGCTCCCCAGTGCAGAACGGcgggtgcgggcgggggggaggggtgtcttctAGCTTCTCCTTAGCATTAAACGCCTGCAACCGGGGCCtggattgggggcagggggctctcggTCCTGCAGTCCTGTTGACTCCAGCCGGGATGTGAAGGGGATGTTGGGCGGGGGGGTCTGAGTTAGGacttcaggggaggggaagcGATCAAGAGGGGAGGTGCCCCCCCCATAGAAACCCAAATGAAGTCGCGTGGGGTTTCTGGGTGAATTTAGGGGGTCATGTATAGTTATTTAGCTGGTTTTCCCAATGGacacaaaggggaaactgaggcacagagccaggcTGGCCCTTGTCTAATGTTACCTAGCCGGAGAGTGACAGGGCTGAGGCTACAACCctggcgtcctggctcccagcccccgcaccAACCCACTGGACCCCCATGTCCCTTCCAGACTTGTggctagaatcc
The genomic region above belongs to Malaclemys terrapin pileata isolate rMalTer1 chromosome 23, rMalTer1.hap1, whole genome shotgun sequence and contains:
- the NXPH4 gene encoding neurexophilin-4 — protein: MKLQRWLPAIFSHWLLLKVVCVEGHMTKTLGYLELGTSGLLKTLPSGALKPPPLPPARLFSGEPSKAKAGALSPWAWPRNQTGAEPPGQRVQRKPSLKTGRARKIFGWGDFYFNIKTLKFSLLVTGKIVDHVNGTFSVYFRHNSSSLGNVSVSIVPPGKVVEFDVLGPPPASELQQATLPEAKESRAFNCHVEYEKTNRARKNKPCLYDPAKVCFTEHTQSHAAWLCAKPFKVICIFVSFCSFDYKLVQKVCPDYNFQHDRPYFG